GATAAACACTGACGCAGAAATGAAACTCAAACTGTCTTTTGTATAATTAGTctacttttttttaacatactAAAAGAGACATGTTTTAGATTTTGTATCAAATAAACCAAATATATGTCTTGTCTTTATTAGTTAGATGACATTCACATCAGTATCGCACATgctttgtctgaatttcagacttTTTCATAGTATGGTTTCTTTTCAATATCTGTCTTAAGAATGAATCCTGCTGtacatgaacttgttttataattacatttGCTGCTGTCTTTCTAAAACCTTGTAGATCCACATTCTGTCATCCACATTGCGTTACATGAATACGTGTCCGAGTCGCTGATACATTCgttttgtgtgtatataataCGTCCGCTGTACGGTGGGACGGCCGTTCTGGACTTTAACAGAATGTCCTACTGGTCAGTCCGCCACTGAGTTAAAGTAGTTTTATATGCTTTATCTGAAGGATTCCCAATGAAACACTCAAACAAAAAGTATGCATAAAAAcgtgtattattttaatttcctgTATACACTACACAGGTGATTGATAAAACATTGCAGGTGACTGAAATTACTTTgaaaagtaacatttaaaaataaattattctgTACAGGACTTTGAAAACACCTCTGTAAGAATGAGAGTATTTGTATTTTGCAATTGTATTATGTTAATGTGGGCTAGAACTCACACTTATTTTATCTGCACATTCAAgtttaattcttaaaaaaagaagcacaataatatttgttaaaataccTCCTTCTATCTGGTTTAATGTACAGAGACAACGATAAAGATCTTTTTAAAACTATCatctaaagaaaaataaactcttAACATTAAAGCAGAAATAATCGTGAtagaaaacaaactaaaaactaacaatgaacaatattgtTTTACAGCTTTTAGtcatcttttttaatgtttgtagaCTCTGTCTAATGTCAAAGGTTATAACTTCTGaaattgatttgattttaaatgctgAATAgaacataaattaataaatactgtagatCAGTTGTTCATTGTCAGTTCATGTTGTTAATTCACAAACGgaactttattttacattataatgaagaattaaatagacagaaaaaaaatattgctgaATGATGAAGTGAAAAAGTGACATAATAAAGTATAAAGCTAGAAATCAAATCTCttccataaaaaaaatgtctagaATATCTAGATTGTCACATGACGCTCATGACGCTCAAAACGTGACGTTTAATCATAATGTAGGACAGAGTGTTAACCTAAAATCTCATCAAACCATGATGAGAATGACACAGGATCGGGATGCGATGAAAGATAGTAGCATATTTTCTAAATACCAGACGATACCAAAATGATACCCGAGCTGGAAGGAGAAATGTTATTTGATGGTGAAGATTTTCTGAAACTCCCTGTCAAACAAATCCTTCAGTCTGGCCCCCATTTTGCCAAACTCATTGTccttaaaaaagtatataaaagcataaatcagtcaaaatatcaaacataCATCGATCATTACCGTAACAATgatcataaatgtaaacattaatatattgtatttagTTATATTGTAGACAGTAAATGtaagctaaataaaaaaatgcaatagaaCTGCTTTTACAGTAAATGGTGTTTGTGGCTGATTTATTGAATCTGTCCAGCAGTGAGTCTCACCTCGTTGTATGTGCTGCAGTTGCTGAAGATGAGCTGAAAATCCGACACAAACTCTCCAACAGTTTTATACTCATTTCCTTCCAGTTTCAGCTTTATTCTGTCCAGCCACATCGGCTGCGCTATGAACTCAGAGTATCCATGTACcttaacataataaaaagaatAGGTGTGAAAGCGACAAGAACGACATGAcatacaaacagacacaaatagtTTGGCTTACTGTTCTGCAGGGGTCTTTCACAAACACGCGATGGACGTCCTCTCTGTACGTATATAACAGCAGGTAATGGCAGTACTACAAAATAATTACATCAATTATTAGTTCATACTAGACTTAACTATTATGATACTGTTATACTACATAATTTAAAGAGTAACaattacaatgtccttaaaaagGATTTTTATGTTACTGCGGTGTTATGTtactgtgtgtgaatgtaagcagtctgccaagttgttaAGCCgaaagtgaatgaataacaaagtttattggcttgggaaaaaaGGAGTCGAGTCTAAATCACGCGAACGAGTCGTCTCTTATTCTTCTTTCAGTTCCGGGTCAGATTTGCGACACTCTATGTAATCCCGTGTAGTGGAGTAggtggggcgagaccgtggttcgaaaccggtgagtaattgttaatgagcgcaaGCTGTgggcgcaccggtctcgaatcacgtaggagatcgggagcatataaaagaacgagcgaccagaccgtcaaagagagaggaccgggctcacacctgtttgtatttgtatttatgttttattcgccggCCGTGGACCGCGAGGGgcggccggctgtctttttactcttgattttatttgacaaaatgtttatttaactgtcttccggttcccgcctcctttcttccttttgATAAACCTTATTACATCCCTGTTTAGCGCTTACATTCTATTTGCAACACTGCCACGGtggaccaatcacagcagactagacactaaccaatcagatcagagtggGCTGActgaaaggaggggattagtgaaataaatcactGAATGAATCAgctgagagtcagtcaagaagtgaggTAATAACAACTgtctattattagaaaatgaaagtgttctTATAACTTGTATGTCAAGAAACttcccagactaacttaaatgttagagaTGTCTTAATCGAAAACAACTTATATAtatcagtgtgattgttttgtctcaagattttttgtaaagtatgttcttaaaaatgacttaaatatcctaatttaacctAGGCCTAGTCATGTTTTAAACTAATCCCTgaccgggaaaccgcccctttattttatttttcttctctgGATTAAAACGTGCACATAGTAACATGTGTGTGTCAATTTACCAGTTTGTTTTGAGAGGACACTGGGAGATTCAGAGCTTCTTGTTGAGTCATGTGACGGGGGTCACACCACTGTTGACTGGTTCTCAGCACACAGAAGGTGCACATCCATTGTCtgcatgtacacaaacacacacgcacacaggaAATGTCTACAACACAAACTCAATGATAATGCAATGATTCAATTGATTAagactttctctttttctcactcGGGTGAATCTCCGGTTTCAGCTGGCAGGTGACAAGCCCGATGAAATACTCGTGGACACTCATCACAGCACACAAGACTTCCATAAGAATAACACTCGTAACACACGTCATCATTTCTCTGTGCCAAATGATCACAGGCGAcataacacatttatacattcattATCTCAAACCCAGATGTATTGTTCAGTGAATAAATCATGGACACTATAGAACAGCCAacatcaaaagaaaataaacaccaAATAAATCTGGTAAGCACTCCGATTACAAACTTTGactgtgttttatgttttgtaatggattaaatataaatgtcaaaattaatatgaattcaTGTCATGTTGGGTATGAGCGATTCTTACCAAGTCACATTCTGGATCGCTGCATTTCTTACACCCACACAGGAGTGAATGGATGCAGAGGAtctttttctgaaaataaaaatcacatctgTGTTTCTGCTTCTggataaataacttaaaaatgttgtaaatgttaaatggtaATATTAAgaaattttgattatttatacATTACTCTTGCAAGTTGAATTTCTTTCAATCACAAAACATGCTGAACATGACAATTGTTCATAATACTGAAGTAATCTAGATAGTACGTGAGTATTTTAGTCATAAGTGAGGTTGTTCCGATGTTTAAACTACTCGGCTGAGATTGAAAAAATAATCGCTCGGGATGGATTTGTGACTATCGGGCGAGTGTTGCATCATCATGAAAGTTTATCATTAGTTTAAATTGTTGccaatttaaatatattcaagtgcaaaaatatgtaaaatagaACTCGGTTTCGTCTCTGTGAGCTGTTTGACAAGTTGTGCAGGGTGTGCGCAGGCATATCACACAAAAGTAAGTCAAATGTCCAGTATTGGTCAGTATCCTCGTAAAGATGTTATTGTAAACAGTTCAAATCAATATGCATTTGTTACAGCACACTGGATCTGTGTATTATAATTGACAAAAGGATTAATCTAtactaaaattaaattaaagattatTCAATGTCATGTTACATTAAAACAACTAGacataaaaaagtacatttttgatTTTGTGCAGCCAAAGTAAAATGTTTGGGAAACATTATGTACACAACATAAATGTGTAAGCATGGTACCTTCAGTAAGAAGCTGAGAGTTTTGCCATGGCACCGTATATCACTTTTCCAGTTTGCATCAGTGAGAGTTTCCTCCTGCTTGACAAACTCTTCTGGAGTGAGCCAGCTTTCATCTGTACGTATACATTTCCCACGCAAACCTGTGACACAGATCGAATAAATGACAAACAGCTCAAACACAGCCAGCGAAAAACTGTAAACATGCAGCACAGAGAAATTGAGAATGACAAAgtgaatgaaacatttaaatcaatttaatcaAACCTGCAGGACAACCAAAAACTAACAATAGGTCAGTCAAATAATATAACGCTAACCTGTGACATAGTACAAACATGATAAATTGCTGACTCATAATGGGTGAGCCAAGATTAAAGCtgttgtgaaataaatgtaaaggtgGAAGCAAACTGGTATTGCCTGTAGTAAGCTCAAAGATCACAACAAGTGAGAATTTTGAGGGCTGAAATAACCTGAAGGTTAATTGACTATGGTTCGTTTATGCCCCCTGGCAAAATGACAAAAGTCACCTGCTTgcataaacaacataaaatactgGGTTAATGGGTTGTGCACAAATCCACTAGCAATGTTTTGGAAATGGGGTGTGTCAACCCCAAACACAGACTTTCAAGTTCTCGGGTACCTGAAAGTTATAAACGCTACTTTCATTTACAGAGTTCTGCACGTATTGTAGAGGCCCAATCAGAAAACAGCACCGACCTGATGCAAACCGATTTTTGTGTAAAGTCCCAGTCAACGAAACACAGGTGACCGGCAAAGAGGGAGCCTGGAAAACAGAAAGATTGTCCAtgtcttcctcctcctcctcctctactCGCCCTCTGAATTCCATTCCTCCAGCTGCCCCTCCTGGTTCTTCAAAATCTGCAGCGTCTCTATCTTCCTCCGTCCCGGCACTGCTTTCTGAATCTTGTGGAGAAAAACGTTGTGTTCAGACAGACTGTAGTAGAGTAgccggggcgagaccgtggttcgagtccggtgagtaattgtgaattagcgccagctgtgcgcacaccggcctcgaatcacggtctcgccccggcTACTCTACTACACAGACAAAAGCAGACAGCGTGTGGATATATGTGTGGTTTCTGTGACTCACCACCGCTGGAGCTTTCTGTTGAACTGGCAGAAAACGATCCTTCTGCATTCTGCACGAAgaaacagttttaaacaatatgaatgtcaaaaacaaaatcaaagtaGAAAAAACTGAGGGAACTGAAATGGATACATTTAAGACGCATGCGCGTTTACTCCTCTTAATTTGTGGACACTGAAGATGGCCATCCTGAAAAGAAAGTGAGAAAAAAGAGATAAGAATGACAAACTTTTTGACATTGTTTGAGTTGAAAGTGGATAGatatttattgcacattttgGACAGTCAGACAATTTCAGTGTGAATTCATGTGAAATAGAGTAGATAGAGatttagatagatagatagatagatagatagatagatagatagatagatagatagatatggCATAATACTTGCTTTATTTACCTCCAAGAGTTTTTTGAGTGGTGTTTTTCTGCAGTGTATGCTGCATTTCCAGTTTCTGGAACTCTTTTTTCCCCCAAACTGCTCGAAAGCAGATGGTGTAAACCAGCGTCCTTTTGCAAAAATACACTCCTCCCCTATAGTGAATGTCACAGTTAGAGATCACTAACACAAACATCAGCTGATGTAGTGGaaaaatacaaagttattgtGAACCTCTGGCGAGTTTGTCCCGATGAAGAGTACCCTCTTGTTGGCCACAGGTTACAGGCAGCtgagttttaaaaataatcGACTTCCAAATCTCTTCTGTGTCTTCTTTCTTCACAGGTGATGCTGTGAAAAAGACACATGAATCATGGTGTAGCTTATGTACATTTGGTAGAAAGtgaaaatacagtacagtagcaACAGGACAAAGTTCGTTTTTAGTCCCGGGACTTACAGAAGGAGAGtttcttgtttgcttttttttcCCAAGCAGGCTTGGAGGCGGTTGAAGGACCTGGACCATCACTGTCCTCGCCACTTCcatcatctgtctttctctttcttacTCTATTCTTTTCTTTAACTTTCTCTTGGTTTCCTTTGTCGTTCTCCTTCTTAGGTAATGCTTCGGCATCAAGAGGTTTCTCAGAGAATTTGAAGCTACCTGGACAAATGAAGAATACAAAAATACTTACGACTACATATGAATGTatgctaataaaaaaaatgaaaagatcaaAATCTAAATTCAGTCTTGACTGTGGGTCAGTTTTCCTATGTTTACACGCGATATAAAGCTAGTTATGAACATCATATATCAAAttggttaaacacaaaaaaattatcagGTACATAAGGCGCACACAtctacataataaaataacaatgtaaAGTGACAGACCGTCCATCAGGTTGTTTCTGAGCAGGCGTAGGGTGGGGTACAGCTGTAGGATGTGATCTTCGAACAAACTGCCCCAGAAGCGATGCATACACTTAGATCTATTTTTCTCTAGCCAGTCCAAAACATCATAGACACCTCTCTGTTTTTGCTCACGAGAGCGCATTGTTTTTATCTTCTATAataaaagagagacagagggaaaaTCTATTAGGAACAACAATGTTGACGTCACTGTTTCTGTACCTTGAACTCCATTGAGTTCAGGCATGGCGAGAGAATTTTACATAAACGTATCGGTCTAATAACTATGTATTATCTATATGAATTGATTTAATGAATTTggaaaagggagagagagagagagagagagagagagagggagggagagatcgagagagagagagagagagagggggagagagggggagagagggagagagagatcgagagagagagagagagagagagagagagagggagagagggagggagagagggagagagggagagagggagggagggagggagggaaggagggagggagagaaagagagagagagagagagagagagagagagggagggagggagggaggaaggaagagagagagggagagagagagagagacgtatggataaagcccctctcaaacctctttagtaaaataaccaagaaccatgaacaaactaacctacacaacaaactatgcactccgGAGTCAACacttaaagattaccaaaaccctttagactatccaattacactcgctgagctaggccaaaatataccaaaacttaaacccaaaaagcaagtggtagcgacggtatcctaaacgagatgattaaacacgcagaccaaaaacttacacttcgccatcctcaaactgtttaatatcatcttaagtacaggtatatttcccacaatctggaaccaaggtctcataactccaatccatagaagtggagacaaattcgaccctaataattaccgcggaatatgtgtaaacagcaacctaggtaaactcctctgtaacattcttaacagcagacttctccaatatctcCAATTGGTTTCCAACCAAAATACcacacatccgatcatatatacactcttcgtaccttaattgacaaagaaacaaaccaaaagaaaagaaagctctactcatgctttgttgacttcaaaaaagcttttgactcaatctggcatgagggactttttctccAGTTGATTCAATgtggcatcggaggaaaaacctacgacatcatcaaatcaatgtacaccaataacacatttgcagttaaaattggcaacaagcatacagactttctctcccagagtcgtggagtgagacagggctgtagtctaagtcctacactatttaacatttacatgaatgaattagctggagctctagaacagtcaccagcacccggtccgaccttacaagacactgaagtgaaatgcctcctgtttgcagacgatcttgCTCTCCTATCACCCACAAAAGAGgctctacagcaacatctggacaacctgcacactttctgccaaacatgccatatcggttaaccttaagaagatttgagtcatgatattccaaaaaaagcccagtagccaaaatcaacataaccgtttcaaactaaacaacgtgcccctagaacacaccaagaactacacatatctcggTATAACATTAGTAACActggaaacttaaacaaggctgtgaatgacctgagagacaaggcacgaagagccttttacgcaatcaaaaagaatatcaaaattgacatcccaaccgtaatctggctgaaaataatacaatcaattatagaaccaatcgagaaaactcaagaagctcaaacctgttgcaagatatgtcaagtactgccacgaccaaagaaaaactatgaaacaacacaaaacaacactgaaaggacaacacacacaaactgacactgtcaccctcattgataactttaattaaaactctttttctgtttatattgagatgtatatatatatatatttaattatagacttttaattgtATTCTATCTTAtctttatcttaatctgtatttctgcatgctttggcaatgtaaattttcttttatcatgccaataaagctcctttgaatcttgagagagagtgagagagagagagagagagagagagagagtgagagagagagagagagagagagagaggaagagagagagagagagagagagagagagagggagagagagagagagagagagagagagagagagagagagagagagagagagagagagagagagagagagagagagagagagacgctcATACTTGATACTTCTCCTCGGGTAGGAGATCGTGATCGCGCAGCTGTGTGAGGAAAGTGTGCGGCTGATCCATGCAAGAAATCTCAGTCTTCTTGCGGCGAAGAAAAAGCAACAAATCTTCATTCGTTAGAAAGTCTAACGGGTCCATTTGAGAGTTGACTCCTATTAATCCTGCGACATTAAATGATTTCAAAACTTAACATATTAAAGAAACCATTCTTGAAAAAAATTGCCTCCAAagtctgtaaaacacaatgtgaCGTTATGCATTTACGTTATGCGTTATGCAAACCCAAAATTGTTGCGAAACCTAAAGGGGGCAGGAAAAAAGAGTTGAAGAGTTGACATTCATTGATGATGAGACGCGAGTACAAAACC
This region of Triplophysa dalaica isolate WHDGS20190420 chromosome 7, ASM1584641v1, whole genome shotgun sequence genomic DNA includes:
- the LOC130426424 gene encoding nuclear body protein SP140-like protein isoform X3, whose product is MDPLDFLTNEDLLLFLRRKKTEISCMDQPHTFLTQLRDHDLLPEEKYQKIKTMRSREQKQRGVYDVLDWLEKNRSKCMHRFWGSLFEDHILQLYPTLRLLRNNLMDGSFKFSEKPLDAEALPKKENDKGNQEKVKEKNRVRKRKTDDGSGEDSDGPGPSTASKPAWEKKANKKLSFSSPVKKEDTEEIWKSIIFKTQLPVTCGQQEGTLHRDKLARGEECIFAKGRWFTPSAFEQFGGKKSSRNWKCSIHCRKTPLKKLLEDGHLQCPQIKRSKRACVLNNAEGSFSASSTESSSGDSESSAGTEEDRDAADFEEPGGAAGGMEFRGRVEEEEEEDMDNLSVFQAPSLPVTCVSLTGTLHKNRFASGLRGKCIRTDESWLTPEEFVKQEETLTDANWKSDIRCHGKTLSFLLKKKILCIHSLLCGCKKCSDPECDLRNDDVCYECYSYGSLVCCDECPRVFHRACHLPAETGDSPEQWMCTFCVLRTSQQWCDPRHMTQQEALNLPVSSQNKLYCHYLLLYTYREDVHRVFVKDPCRTVHGYSEFIAQPMWLDRIKLKLEGNEYKTVGEFVSDFQLIFSNCSTYNEDNEFGKMGARLKDLFDREFQKIFTIK
- the LOC130426424 gene encoding nuclear body protein SP140-like protein isoform X2, with the protein product MSHALCARQRSKGNPFFLNSGLIGVNSQMDPLDFLTNEDLLLFLRRKKTEISCMDQPHTFLTQLRDHDLLPEEKYQKIKTMRSREQKQRGVYDVLDWLEKNRSKCMHRFWGSLFEDHILQLYPTLRLLRNNLMDGSFKFSEKPLDAEALPKKENDKGNQEKVKEKNRVRKRKTDDGSGEDSDGPGPSTASKPAWEKKANKKLSFSSPVKKEDTEEIWKSIIFKTQLPVTCGQQEGTLHRDKLARGEECIFAKGRWFTPSAFEQFGGKKSSRNWKCSIHCRKTPLKKLLEDGHLQCPQIKRSKRACVLNNAEGSFSASSTESSSGDSESSAGTEEDRDAADFEEPGGAAGGMEFRGRVEEEEEEDMDNLSVFQAPSLPVTCVSLTGTLHKNRFASGLRGKCIRTDESWLTPEEFVKQEETLTDANWKSDIRCHGKTLSFLLKKKILCIHSLLCGCKKCSDPECDLRNDDVCYECYSYGSLVCCDECPRVFHRACHLPAETGDSPEQWMCTFCVLRTSQQWCDPRHMTQQEALNLPVSSQNKLYCHYLLLYTYREDVHRVFVKDPCRTVHGYSEFIAQPMWLDRIKLKLEGNEYKTVGEFVSDFQLIFSNCSTYNEDNEFGKMGARLKDLFDREFQKIFTIK
- the LOC130426424 gene encoding nuclear body protein SP140-like protein isoform X1 produces the protein MSHALCARQRSKAVKFNKIKKRILKKPSSYCRYSSSTDARGSSKAGLIGVNSQMDPLDFLTNEDLLLFLRRKKTEISCMDQPHTFLTQLRDHDLLPEEKYQKIKTMRSREQKQRGVYDVLDWLEKNRSKCMHRFWGSLFEDHILQLYPTLRLLRNNLMDGSFKFSEKPLDAEALPKKENDKGNQEKVKEKNRVRKRKTDDGSGEDSDGPGPSTASKPAWEKKANKKLSFSSPVKKEDTEEIWKSIIFKTQLPVTCGQQEGTLHRDKLARGEECIFAKGRWFTPSAFEQFGGKKSSRNWKCSIHCRKTPLKKLLEDGHLQCPQIKRSKRACVLNNAEGSFSASSTESSSGDSESSAGTEEDRDAADFEEPGGAAGGMEFRGRVEEEEEEDMDNLSVFQAPSLPVTCVSLTGTLHKNRFASGLRGKCIRTDESWLTPEEFVKQEETLTDANWKSDIRCHGKTLSFLLKKKILCIHSLLCGCKKCSDPECDLRNDDVCYECYSYGSLVCCDECPRVFHRACHLPAETGDSPEQWMCTFCVLRTSQQWCDPRHMTQQEALNLPVSSQNKLYCHYLLLYTYREDVHRVFVKDPCRTVHGYSEFIAQPMWLDRIKLKLEGNEYKTVGEFVSDFQLIFSNCSTYNEDNEFGKMGARLKDLFDREFQKIFTIK